The DNA region GAAAGATGAAAATATTTTTAAAGCAGTTCTAAGTGCTATCTCTTCTTTTGACAAAAATATAAAATTGATGATTTTATCAGGTCCTAAAAATGAAATTTATCATCATACTGCACTTTTTTATGGAATAAATCTTTTATATGAAGTTTTTGCAGATAGAAACTATAATGAAGATGGTACTTTAGTATCAAGAATGAATGAAAATGCAGTTATAAAAGACGAATTAGAAGTTGCTCAAAGAGTGACAACTTTAAAAGATAAAGGTTATATTTTAAGTGTTAATTCTCAAAGACTTTTTTTAGAAGCAGATAGTTTATGTATTCATGGAGATAATGAAAAAGCATTTGAGTTTATAAAACTATTAAGAAAAGCACTATTGTAATGAAAATAAAAGCAAGTTCTGCTGATACTTTAATTATTTATTTTTCAAATAAAATTGAAGAACAGACTTCTTTAAAAGTAATGAGAGCTTATAATAATCTACTTGATCTTCATTTAGAAGGAATATTTGAAATAATTCCTTCTTATACTTCTATATATATTCATTATGATATTTTATTTTATGATTTTTTGTTATTAAAACAGATTCTTGAAGAAAAATTAGATTTAAATAGTGCTTTAGAAAATAATTCAAAATTTATAAATATAGATGTTTATTATGGTCTTGATGTTGGGTTTGATTTAGAACAAATAA from Malaciobacter molluscorum LMG 25693 includes:
- a CDS encoding 5-oxoprolinase subunit PxpA, yielding MNLRLNCDMGESFGIWKMGYDEEIMPYIDMANLACGFHASDAVTMNKSVILAKKYNVLIGAHPAYQDLVGFGRRSIRCSLEEIKSIVLYQIGALQGFCKAHGTSISYVKPHGALYNDMMKDENIFKAVLSAISSFDKNIKLMILSGPKNEIYHHTALFYGINLLYEVFADRNYNEDGTLVSRMNENAVIKDELEVAQRVTTLKDKGYILSVNSQRLFLEADSLCIHGDNEKAFEFIKLLRKALL